AAGCCTGCTGGTGACGGTATCTGGATTGATACTGTTAATGAATTGGCGGGTGTCGAGATTAATAGCACGGGTACGGTTATAGGCCAGCGTCCAGTCAAACCATTGATTTTGGTAGTCCAGCGCTGCATCCCACCCCCAGCTTTTACTGCGCGGGATATTGATGTAGCCGGAGTAATTCTTACCAAAAAATTCGGTGTGGACTTCACTGGTGATACGGTCTTTGGCATCAATACTGAAGTAGCTGGCTTTGAATTCAACCGAATCATCATTGGACAATAATTGATCAAATGTCAAACCAAAACCCGCTTCGCGAGTGACGTTACTTTCGGGTTTTAGATTTGGATTGGGTCTCCAGCGATTGGCAAAAGGCCCCATAGAAAAATGGATTGAATCATTATAAAGCTCAGTCAGCGTTGGCGTACGGAACGCCTGACTGTAGGCACTAAACAACATCAGCCAATCAGTGGGTTTGAGGGTAACGGCTCCTTGAGTTGACCAATTTTTAGCTTCCCTATCAGCAAAACCGTTGCGGCTGTTTTTATAACTGTCGAAGCGGCTGCCTACCAGTAAGGTAATGGGTAAATCACGCAGTGTAACTTCGTCTTGTAACCAACCGGAGGAGAATTTGATTTCAGCGGGGGGGAAACTACGAATAACACCGCTCGGAACTTGCTCTTGATGATAGGTTTCGATGCCATAAGTGAATACATTTGCTGCGGGGCTGTGGGTAAATAGCATGCTGTTATTTTCCAGCTTTAAACCTCGGGTGATCTGTTTTCGGCGGCCATAGCCCTCACGATTGACGTTATCACTAATACTGATTTCGGAATGATAGAGTCGGGTGGTGGCATCCAGCCAGTCAAGGTGTTGTGGTTGCAGGCGGTAGGTTAATTCAGCATCACGTTGAAGGGTGGAACGATTCATCATTGGATTTTTATTAAATCTTAAGTCAGGCGCACTAAGATTAGCCATGCGCGGTTCTAGCGCTTGGTTATTGTAATAACGCAGGGCGGTGGTTAACGACTGGCTGCCAGAAAGAGCGGCGGTGCCTTTAAACATCAGGCTGTTAATCGTTTCATCATTCGGCGCTTCATTACCGTTGCCGTGGTAAGTATTGCCGACCTTACGTTTGCTTAGCGCGATAATGCCGTCAAGATGCTCTGTGCGGCCAAAAACGGACATCCCGGAGCCGATACTATGATAACCCGTGGCCCCATAGCCGCTAACTCGGAAGCCAAGATTTTGGCCATCTGCCAGCAAGTCGGCCGCATCAACAGTTTGGTAAGCAATCACCCCGCCCATGGCGCCACTGCCAAACCTTGATGTTGATGGGCTACGAATGACGCTGATTTGCTTTATCAGGGCCGGCTCAAGGAAGGTACCATTGATATTGGCACCATTAATGCCCTGACGAATACCATCGACCAGCACCATAACGCCATACTGATCATACCCCCTGAGATTTATATTTTGCCCGTTGGTGCGCCCAACACCGCCCACACTCACACCCGGTACGTTTTGCAGCATTTCTGCGGCGGTGGTGGCGGTTTGTTTTTGTGGCAATCTGGCATCAATGACGGTAACTGTGCCAGGGGTGCTAAAACTGTCCGTCACCGCTTGAGTTCCAGTAACCACCAGGGTGTGATTCTTACTCGTAGATGCTGAGTGAGCTGTTGCCAGTGGGGATAGCGCTACGGTTATCGCCACACTGCATAAAGACAAACGAAAAAAACGAAGCATAAGCAACTCTCCATATGTTATTAAACATAATCAATAAGTTGCTGGCTGCCTGAGTATTCAATATAAGGTGGCTGGCGTAGTGGAAATTCTTTCAAAATAGGCGCTAACGACCCAAATCACTTGGTCAGTATCAGTTTACCTGCTTTGGTTTGGCGCAAATAATAGAGCTGCCCTTGGTGATTGATCATCACTACATCATGTTGGCCAAGCAGTTGTCCGCTGTTGATACAGGATAATTGCAAAACAGCAGAGTTTTGCTCTGGTGCGCAGTTTACTGTTTGAATAGGATAGATGGCTTTGTGCATAAGAAGTGTTCTTTAGAGTACATATTTAAGTGATAATGATTATCATCTCCATGGGTGAATGGTTTCAATAACAATCTCTATTACTTTTTATGTTAATTCCTTTATTTTGCTTAGTAATTAATATTTTGGATAGATAGTTTAGAATTGATTTGTAAAAAGGGGGCTTGAGCGGAATGAGGGGGCGTAGACCATTTAATCCAGTGATAGAACAGACTCGCTATAGCGGTTAACCCATTCTATCACTGTGTGTTAATCAAAACCGACTACTGACCGCATCCGCCAGCAAGCTCAATAATTGCTCAGTATCCGCCCAGTTTAGGCACGGATCGGTGATGGACTGCCCGTAGGTCAAGGCTTGGCCTGCAACAATTTTCTGCGTGCCTTCAATCAGGAAGCTTTCAGCCATCACACCTACAATCGCGGTAGATCCGGCACGAATTTGCTGCCCGATATCAGCGGCAACTTCCAATTGGCGGCGGTGCATTTTCTGACAATTACCATGGCTGAAATCAACCACCAGATGTTCAGGTAAATCGAACTCACGCAGGCTGTCACAGGCAGCGGCAATATCTGATGCGCCATAATTAGGTTTTTTGCCTCCACGCATAATAATGTGCCCATGCGGGTTGCCACTGGTTTGGTAAATAGTCATCTGGCCGTTTTTATCTGGCGATAAAAACATATGACTGGCCTGTGCGGCACGGATAGCATCAATTGCAATGCGGGTATTGCCGTCGGTGCCATTTTTGAAACCAACCGGGCAGGAGAGGGCCGATGCCATTTCTCGATGAATCTGGCTTTCCGTGGTACGTGCGCCAATAGCCCCCCAACTGATCAGATCAGCAATGTACTGGCCCGTCACCATATCAAGGAATTCGGTGGCAGTAGGTAGACCTAACTCATTAACTGCCAGTAACAGTTTGCGCGCCATCTCGATCCCAAGATTGACCTGACATGAGCCATCCAACGCAGGGTCAGAAATCAGCCCTTTCCAGCCCACTACGGTGCGCGGTTTCTCGAAATAGGTGCGCATGACAATTTCCAAACGATCCTGATAGCGCTCACGCAATACATTCAGCCGCGTGGCGTAGTCAATGGCGGCATCAAGATCGTGAATCGAGCAAGGGCCAACCACCACCAGCAGGCGTGAGTCTTCACCGGTGAGTATTTTTTCAATTCGCTTACGTGACGCTGTCACGTTATCTGCTATCCCCTCGGATATCGGCAACTTTTCCGCCAGTTGTTGTGGCGTGATTAAGCTATCGATGCGCGCGGTCCGCAGTTCATCTGTTTTATGCATGGAAATTCTCTAAATCTGTTCTTCTCTGCGGCAGGAATACCGGGAAGTGATGGCGATCACAATAAACCAAAACTAAATGAATTCAACCGCCATGGCCTTCATTCATACAATTTATGATGAAATAAACTGTAAATAATATCCCAAGCAAATATTCCATCAAAACATGCGGCGACTCATGCCTAAAATATCCAGGATTTTGGTGGAGATTTCCTCAACGGAGTAGTTAGTGGAGTTCAGATAACGAATCTGATTTTTGCGGAATAATGCTTCCACTTCACCCACCTCCATTCGGCATTGGCGTAACGAGGCATAACGGCTATTTTCACGCCGTTCTTCGCGGATTGCCGCCAGCCGCTCAGGGTTAATCGTCAAACCAAACAGCTTTTGCTGAAAAGGCTTCAGCGCGGCAGGAAGTTGCAAATTGTCCATATCATCGGCGATAAACGGGTAGTTTGCAGCACGAATACCAAACTGCATGGCTAAATAGAGGCTGGTTGGGGTTTTACCACAACGGGAAACCCCCAATAGAATCACCTGTGCTTGGTCCAGATTACGTAGCGAAATACCGTCATCATGGGCCAGGGCATAGTCGATAGCCGCGATTCGCGCATCGTATTTACCCAAATTGCTGGCAGTGAGACCGTGAGTTCGGTTGAGCACCGGTTGGGGGTCGACCCCCAGTTCACTCTGTAGAGGGGCGACCAGTGCTTGCACAATATCCTGACAAAATCCCTCGCTGTGCTGAATGAGTTCACGTACTTCGGCGCTGATTATTGAATAGAAAACCAGCGGTCTAACGCCAGTTTCTTGATATATCTGATTAATCTTCTGGCAAACCTCTTGCGCGCGCGCTGCACTTTCGACAAATGGCAACGTAAAGGTGGTGGCTTTAACTGGGAACTGTGACAGAACCGCATGACCGAGCACTTCTGCGGTGATGGCGGTACCATCCGAAATATAAAACACACTTCTTTCCACGCTGACTCCTGAGTATTTTGCGGCCGGATTCGTTGTACTGCTAAATAAGCGTCTTATGACAAGTTTAACGCAATCAGTGTGCCTGATTCGGCTTATCGGTAAAGCGTTTGCTGTCAGAATCGCCTGAAAATAACTTTTCTTGTTGGGTTGATCGATTCACCTGTCCATGGGCTATGGATCATTGTGCTAGTCTGAAATGGCTGATTCGTCAGCCGTACACGTCCATCTGTACCCTAATGACCGTCCATAACTAATAGACAATGTAAAAAAGGATTGTTTCGATGTCCAACAATGGCCTAAATCTGTGCAATGTGCTTTGGTACAACCAGCTTGGCATGAATGATGTTGAGCGGGTTGGCGGCAAAAATGCCTCCCTGGGTGAAATGATAACTAACCTTTCAGATCTGGGTGTTTCGGTACCTAATGGTTTTGCTACCACCGCTCAAGCATTTAACGAATTTCTGGAGCAAAGCGGTGTTAACCAACGCATTTATCAGTTGTTGGATCAGACCAACGTTGATGATATTGCGGCATTAGCCAAAGCGGGTGCGCAGATTCGTCAATGGGTGGTTGAGACGCCGTTCCATCCGGAGTTTGAACAGGCTATTCATGAAGCCTACGAACAATTAGCGGAAGGTGAGCCAGAGGCTTCTTTTGCCGTGCGTTCATCGGCCACCGCTGAAGATATGCCAGATGCCTCCTTTGCCGGTCAGCAGGAAACCTTCCTGAATGTGCAGGGGATTGATGCGGTGATGGTTGCCATCAAACATGTCTTTGCCTCACTGTTCAATGATCGCGCTATTTCCTATCGTGTACACCAGGGGTATGACCACCGTGGCGTGGCGCTGTCTGCCGGTGTACAACGGATGGTGCGTTCTGATCTCGCGTCTGCGGGCGTGATGTTTACCATTGATACCGAGTCAGGTTTCGATCAGGTGGTATTTATCACCGCAGCCTATGGTTTAGGAGAGATGGTGGTGCAAGGGGCGGTGAACCCGGATGAGTTTTATGTCCATAAACCAACATTGCGTAATGGCAAACCCGCGATTGTGCGCCGCACCATGGGGTCGAAGAAAATTCGCATGATCTATGCTGAAAGCCAGGAACATGGCAAACAGGTGCAGATTGAAGATGTGCCAGAAGAGCAACGCAATCGTTTCGCTCTTAGTGATGACGAAGTGCAAGCGCTGGCGCATCAGGCATTATCAATCGAAAAACATTATGGTCGCCCGATGGACATTGAGTGGGCCAAAGATGGTCATACCGGTAAGCTGTTCATCGTGCAAGCTCGCCCGGAAACGGTGCGTTCCAATCAGCAAGTCATGGAACGTTATCTGCTCAATGCCCAAAGTGAGGTGTTGGTGGAGGGGCGCGCCATTGGTCATCGTATTGGTGCGGGGCCGGTTAAAGTCATTAATGATATTAGCGAGATGGATCGCATTCAGGCGGGTGATGTACTGGTAACCGACATGACTGACCCTGATTGGGAACCGATCATGAAAAAAGCGTCGGCGATTGTGACTAACCGTGGCGGGCGCACCTGCCATGCGGCAATCATCGCTCGTGAGCTGGGGATCCCGGCAGTTGTGGGTTGCGGTAATGCCACTGATATTCTGAAAGAAGGGCAGAATGTAACGGTCTCCTGCGCTGAAGGGGATACGGGCTATGTCTATCAAGAATTGCTCGATTTCTCAATTCAGAGTTCACAGGTTACTGAATTGCCAGATTTGCCGTTAAAAATAATGATGAATGTTGGCAATCCAGACCGAGCCTTCGATTTTGCTCGCTTACCGAATGAAGGCGTTGGCTTGGCGCGCTTGGAATTTATCATCAACCGCATGATTGGCGTGCATCCTAAAGCATTGCTGGAGTTCGATAGCCAGGAGCCGGCAATACAGGCGGAAATCAAAGCGCTGATGAAGGGTTATGACGATCCGGTTGAGTTTTACGTCGGCCGTTTGACCGAAGGGATTTCTACCTTAGGGGCGGCTTTCTGGCCAAAACGTGTGATTGTGCGTTTGTCTGATTTTAAATCCAACGAGTACGCTAATCTGGTTGGCGGAGAGGCTTATGAACCCCATGAAGAGAACCCGATGTTAGGCTTCCGTGGCGCGGGTCGTTATGTCGCAGACAGCTTCCGTGATTGTTTCGCACTGGAGTGTGAGGCGGTTAAGCGGGTGCGTAATGTGATGGGGCTGACTAACGTTGAGGTTATGGTGCCTTTCGTGCGCACGGTGGCTCAGGCAGAGGCGGTGGTGGCTGAACTGGCAAGGCAAGGGCTGAAACGCGGTGAGAATGGCCTGAAACTTATTATGATGTGCGAAATCCCCTCCAATGCGTTGCTGGCGGATCAATTCCTTGAGCATTTTGATGGTTTCTCTATCGGTTCCAATGATATGACTCAGTTAACATTGGGGCTGGATCGCGACTCCGGTGTGGTTTCTGAACTGTTCGATGAGCGCAATGAAGCCGTTAAGGCGCTGCTATCGATGGCCATTACGGCCGCAAAACGCCAAGGCAAGTATGTGGGTATTTGTGGTCAGGGCCCGTCAGACCATGAGGATTTTGCATTATGGCTGATGGAGCAGGGGATCGACAGTTTGTCCCTTAACCCGGACACCGTGGTACAAACCTGGGTCAGTTTGGCGCAACATACCAAGCATTGATCGGTATCGGGTTATACCGATAAAGGAAC
The sequence above is drawn from the Yersinia intermedia genome and encodes:
- the hemP gene encoding hemin uptake protein HemP, which gives rise to MHKAIYPIQTVNCAPEQNSAVLQLSCINSGQLLGQHDVVMINHQGQLYYLRQTKAGKLILTK
- the ppsA gene encoding phosphoenolpyruvate synthase; the protein is MSNNGLNLCNVLWYNQLGMNDVERVGGKNASLGEMITNLSDLGVSVPNGFATTAQAFNEFLEQSGVNQRIYQLLDQTNVDDIAALAKAGAQIRQWVVETPFHPEFEQAIHEAYEQLAEGEPEASFAVRSSATAEDMPDASFAGQQETFLNVQGIDAVMVAIKHVFASLFNDRAISYRVHQGYDHRGVALSAGVQRMVRSDLASAGVMFTIDTESGFDQVVFITAAYGLGEMVVQGAVNPDEFYVHKPTLRNGKPAIVRRTMGSKKIRMIYAESQEHGKQVQIEDVPEEQRNRFALSDDEVQALAHQALSIEKHYGRPMDIEWAKDGHTGKLFIVQARPETVRSNQQVMERYLLNAQSEVLVEGRAIGHRIGAGPVKVINDISEMDRIQAGDVLVTDMTDPDWEPIMKKASAIVTNRGGRTCHAAIIARELGIPAVVGCGNATDILKEGQNVTVSCAEGDTGYVYQELLDFSIQSSQVTELPDLPLKIMMNVGNPDRAFDFARLPNEGVGLARLEFIINRMIGVHPKALLEFDSQEPAIQAEIKALMKGYDDPVEFYVGRLTEGISTLGAAFWPKRVIVRLSDFKSNEYANLVGGEAYEPHEENPMLGFRGAGRYVADSFRDCFALECEAVKRVRNVMGLTNVEVMVPFVRTVAQAEAVVAELARQGLKRGENGLKLIMMCEIPSNALLADQFLEHFDGFSIGSNDMTQLTLGLDRDSGVVSELFDERNEAVKALLSMAITAAKRQGKYVGICGQGPSDHEDFALWLMEQGIDSLSLNPDTVVQTWVSLAQHTKH
- a CDS encoding TonB-dependent hemoglobin/transferrin/lactoferrin family receptor — translated: MLRFFRLSLCSVAITVALSPLATAHSASTSKNHTLVVTGTQAVTDSFSTPGTVTVIDARLPQKQTATTAAEMLQNVPGVSVGGVGRTNGQNINLRGYDQYGVMVLVDGIRQGINGANINGTFLEPALIKQISVIRSPSTSRFGSGAMGGVIAYQTVDAADLLADGQNLGFRVSGYGATGYHSIGSGMSVFGRTEHLDGIIALSKRKVGNTYHGNGNEAPNDETINSLMFKGTAALSGSQSLTTALRYYNNQALEPRMANLSAPDLRFNKNPMMNRSTLQRDAELTYRLQPQHLDWLDATTRLYHSEISISDNVNREGYGRRKQITRGLKLENNSMLFTHSPAANVFTYGIETYHQEQVPSGVIRSFPPAEIKFSSGWLQDEVTLRDLPITLLVGSRFDSYKNSRNGFADREAKNWSTQGAVTLKPTDWLMLFSAYSQAFRTPTLTELYNDSIHFSMGPFANRWRPNPNLKPESNVTREAGFGLTFDQLLSNDDSVEFKASYFSIDAKDRITSEVHTEFFGKNYSGYINIPRSKSWGWDAALDYQNQWFDWTLAYNRTRAINLDTRQFINSINPDTVTSRLNVPIASSGFNAGWVLTMAENTKFMKNNDAKTSSRRPYAPQAGYAVHDFYLSYRGQGSLNGITTTAVLGNAFNKVHYSPQAIPQDGRNAKLLISYQW
- a CDS encoding 3-deoxy-7-phosphoheptulonate synthase, with translation MHKTDELRTARIDSLITPQQLAEKLPISEGIADNVTASRKRIEKILTGEDSRLLVVVGPCSIHDLDAAIDYATRLNVLRERYQDRLEIVMRTYFEKPRTVVGWKGLISDPALDGSCQVNLGIEMARKLLLAVNELGLPTATEFLDMVTGQYIADLISWGAIGARTTESQIHREMASALSCPVGFKNGTDGNTRIAIDAIRAAQASHMFLSPDKNGQMTIYQTSGNPHGHIIMRGGKKPNYGASDIAAACDSLREFDLPEHLVVDFSHGNCQKMHRRQLEVAADIGQQIRAGSTAIVGVMAESFLIEGTQKIVAGQALTYGQSITDPCLNWADTEQLLSLLADAVSSRF
- the ppsR gene encoding posphoenolpyruvate synthetase regulatory kinase/phosphorylase PpsR, with translation MERSVFYISDGTAITAEVLGHAVLSQFPVKATTFTLPFVESAARAQEVCQKINQIYQETGVRPLVFYSIISAEVRELIQHSEGFCQDIVQALVAPLQSELGVDPQPVLNRTHGLTASNLGKYDARIAAIDYALAHDDGISLRNLDQAQVILLGVSRCGKTPTSLYLAMQFGIRAANYPFIADDMDNLQLPAALKPFQQKLFGLTINPERLAAIREERRENSRYASLRQCRMEVGEVEALFRKNQIRYLNSTNYSVEEISTKILDILGMSRRMF